One Thermofilum sp. genomic window carries:
- a CDS encoding SLC13 family permease yields MEVPEGFRLRVAITLLLGLVTALVATLLELSPVKILSLTVFMTKTYATLLLWSYRLVFAFLGIFFLMALGVLDVPHLVEFAYLDVILFLIAMMTFIGFLEEDGFFDFIVSKVAEATRASFKAMFFVLIIVSAFLAALIDEVTSILIVSALALSISERMQIPPFPLLLAIIFATNIGSSATVVGNPVGVMIAFSAGLTFMDFLRWATPISLMAVLLTATILRFQFRAYIEEGSAKAHKLLGEWQQPSARINRQRLLLDGVLFTAVMVALALHHPLEEALGLEKNTLLLAIPMLASGIVLLLDPVRGFEAFEKRVEWRTIVFFLLLFASVGTLKYVGLVEDFSAGIMRIAGHSLESLIATFVPLASLMSATLDNVLAVAILVPVVRDLSAYGVPSYPLWWIALFAACYSANFTPVGSTANIVAAGLLERRGHRISFAEWLKASIPVTLATLALSTLLVYVQIPLMPTS; encoded by the coding sequence ATGGAAGTTCCAGAGGGATTCCGGCTTAGGGTAGCTATCACGCTCCTGCTCGGACTAGTGACCGCTCTAGTGGCGACCCTCCTCGAGCTATCCCCCGTGAAGATTCTCTCCCTAACAGTGTTTATGACAAAGACCTACGCGACACTACTCCTCTGGAGCTACAGGCTGGTGTTCGCTTTCTTAGGAATTTTCTTCTTAATGGCTCTTGGCGTGCTCGACGTACCCCACCTGGTCGAGTTCGCCTACTTGGACGTCATCCTCTTCCTGATAGCCATGATGACATTCATCGGCTTTCTAGAGGAAGATGGCTTTTTCGATTTCATTGTTTCGAAAGTAGCGGAAGCCACACGAGCCAGCTTTAAGGCAATGTTCTTCGTGCTCATCATCGTCTCCGCGTTCTTGGCCGCCCTGATAGACGAAGTCACTTCAATACTCATTGTCTCGGCGCTAGCTCTAAGCATCTCGGAGAGGATGCAGATACCCCCCTTCCCTCTGCTGCTAGCCATAATCTTCGCCACTAATATCGGCAGCAGCGCGACAGTTGTCGGCAACCCCGTAGGAGTGATGATTGCTTTCTCAGCGGGCCTCACCTTCATGGATTTCCTGCGCTGGGCTACCCCGATTTCCCTCATGGCTGTGCTTCTCACAGCTACGATACTGCGATTTCAGTTCAGGGCCTACATCGAGGAGGGAAGCGCGAAAGCGCACAAGCTGCTGGGCGAATGGCAGCAGCCTTCTGCGCGCATTAATCGGCAAAGGCTTCTCCTCGATGGAGTTCTGTTCACCGCCGTGATGGTGGCGCTGGCACTCCATCACCCGCTCGAGGAGGCGCTCGGCCTAGAGAAGAACACGCTACTTCTCGCTATACCAATGCTGGCATCGGGCATAGTACTCCTCCTGGACCCGGTAAGGGGCTTCGAGGCTTTCGAGAAGAGAGTCGAGTGGAGGACCATCGTGTTCTTCCTCCTACTCTTCGCTTCCGTGGGAACGCTGAAGTACGTTGGCCTCGTCGAGGACTTCTCAGCGGGAATAATGAGAATTGCCGGCCACAGCCTCGAGTCGTTAATCGCGACATTCGTCCCCCTAGCCTCCCTTATGAGCGCGACGCTTGACAACGTCCTAGCAGTAGCTATCCTCGTCCCGGTCGTCCGGGATCTGAGCGCTTACGGAGTACCCTCGTACCCCCTGTGGTGGATAGCGCTCTTCGCGGCCTGCTACTCCGCTAACTTCACCCCAGTCGGCAGCACCGCCAACATCGTCGCTGCAGGTCTACTCGAGAGGAGGGGTCACCGGATAAGCTTCGCCGAGTGGCTCAAGGCGAGCATACCGGTGACGCTCGCAACGCTAGCTCTATCGACACTCCTGGTCTACGTCCAGATCCCGCTGATGCCAACCAGCTGA